In Lagopus muta isolate bLagMut1 chromosome 6, bLagMut1 primary, whole genome shotgun sequence, one DNA window encodes the following:
- the ZDHHC13 gene encoding LOW QUALITY PROTEIN: palmitoyltransferase ZDHHC13 (The sequence of the model RefSeq protein was modified relative to this genomic sequence to represent the inferred CDS: inserted 1 base in 1 codon) gives MQLMFCLLTLFSSRPEPTRFLLKFNPSLSAVDNVQKNTAXAVTSGNVSAVELLLEAGANMDIKTVKGETALDLAIRTQNRFVIYMLMEEGRMRSRRNNRLLRMMEKYELFLLLASCLTVLWAIGYVMNLSSDSWLLKGCLLLFLLVGMAQFVRQSVGVKNLRYLPTALMLSSVFWMSVTWFFWFMPDVTNAIVEIPVMFSLVGRLYFFYKAWRTDPGYIKSSEKDKKENIAALAEAGCLDFRTFCTSCLVRKPLRSVHCVPCDSRVARYDQHSLWIAQCID, from the exons ATGCAGCTGATGTTCTGTTTGTTAACTCTGTTTTCATCTAGACCAGAGCCCACAAGATTTCTACTAAAGTTTAACCCCTCCCTCAGTGCTGTGGACAACGTCCAGAAGAACACTG CTGCAGTAACATCAGGAAATGTTAGTGCAGTGGAGCTACTGCTAGAAGCTGGTGCTAACATGGACATTAAAACTGTCAAG GGAGAGACAGCGCTTGACCTTGCAATTCGAACTCAGAATCGCTTCGTCATTTATATGTtaatggaggaaggaagaatgagaagcagaaggaataACAGGTTACTGAGAATGATGGAGAAATACGAG ctgttcctgctgctggcgTCTTGCTTGACTGTGTTGTGGGCCATAGGATACGTAATGAACTTAAGTTCTGATTCTTGGCTTTTGAAAGGATgcctgcttctctttctgctggTTGGGATGGCCCAGTTTGTGAG gCAGTCTGTGGGAGTCAAGAATCTGAGGTATCTTCCTACAGCACTGATGCTAAGTTCTGTCTTTTGGATGTCTGTGACGTGGTTTTTCTGGTTCATGCCTGAT GTGACCAATGCCATTGTTGAGATCCCTGTCATGTTCAGCCTAGTGGGTcgtctttattttttctataaaGCCTGGAGGACTGATCCTGGATATATtaagtcttcagaaaaagataaaaaagag aacaTTGCAGCTCTAGCAGAAGCAGGGTGCTTGGACTTCAGAACATTCTGCACGTCATGTCTT GTAAGGAAGCCCTTGAGATCTGTGCACTGCGTTCCTTGTGATTCACGTGTAGCCAGATATGATCAGCATTCTCTGTGGATTGCACAGTGCATAG